A window of Brachybacterium fresconis contains these coding sequences:
- a CDS encoding ATP-dependent DNA helicase UvrD2: MTTASPETPAPPADAESILAALDPEQREVARTFGTPVCVLAGAGTGKTRALTHRIAYGVATGQLNPRHVLAVTFTAKAAAEMRSRLRDLGVPAVQARTFHAAALRQLRHFWPRVVGGAMPDIMPNKFPGVGEACQRLHLSVDRAALRDIVAEVDWSRVTMLTPESYPEAAEKARRPGVAGFDARSISRILTQYEEVKKERGVIDFEDVLLHLVGFLTERPDVAREVRGQYKHFVVDEYQDVSALQHSLLRLWLGTSDDVCVVGDAAQTIYTFAGARASYLLDFRQEFKRARTIRLERNYRSTPQIVRMANTVLDGARGRTKASRLTLVSQREDGPPPLVESFPDDPAEADGIADRIQHLVAEGRPAAEVAILFRTNSQSEAFEQALTARGIGYLVRGGDRFFDRQEVRRAMVSLRAATRVEQLDPARAVRDILAQQGWSEKPPETTGSIRDRWDSLNALVGLADTVTSRPGATMVDLVRELEERAEAQSAPVVDGVTLASVHAAKGLEWPVVFVAGASDGLLPISMASTAAEVEEERRLLYVALTRARDLLTVSWSAARTPGARGSRKASRFLDGVLEHPDSPASRPGAGPRRTGRRSATVYAECRRCGQGLVSPRDQRRGRHEGCPPLADGTLIEALRSWRRERSAVNGAPAYAVLTDAALEAVAERAPRTEQELLAVPGIGPGKAERFGPALLALLAEHRLEQRTEP, encoded by the coding sequence ATGACCACAGCCAGCCCTGAGACCCCCGCCCCGCCCGCCGACGCCGAGAGCATCCTCGCCGCCCTCGACCCGGAGCAGCGGGAGGTCGCACGCACCTTCGGGACGCCGGTGTGCGTGCTCGCGGGCGCCGGCACCGGCAAGACCCGCGCCCTGACCCACCGCATCGCCTACGGCGTCGCGACCGGCCAGCTGAACCCGCGCCACGTGCTCGCGGTCACCTTCACCGCCAAGGCCGCCGCCGAGATGCGCTCGCGCCTGCGCGACCTCGGGGTTCCCGCCGTGCAGGCCCGCACGTTCCACGCCGCCGCCCTGCGCCAGCTGCGCCACTTCTGGCCCCGCGTGGTCGGCGGGGCCATGCCCGACATCATGCCGAACAAGTTCCCGGGCGTCGGGGAGGCGTGCCAGCGTCTGCACCTGAGCGTGGACCGTGCGGCGCTGCGCGACATCGTCGCCGAGGTCGACTGGTCGCGGGTGACGATGCTGACCCCGGAGTCCTACCCGGAGGCGGCCGAGAAGGCGCGCCGCCCCGGCGTCGCCGGCTTCGACGCCCGCTCCATCTCCCGCATCCTCACCCAGTACGAGGAGGTCAAGAAGGAGCGCGGCGTCATCGACTTCGAGGACGTGCTGCTGCACCTGGTGGGCTTCCTCACCGAGCGACCCGACGTCGCCCGCGAGGTGCGCGGTCAGTACAAGCACTTCGTCGTCGACGAGTACCAGGACGTCTCCGCCCTCCAGCACTCGTTGCTGCGGCTGTGGCTGGGCACCTCCGACGACGTCTGCGTGGTCGGCGACGCCGCCCAGACCATCTACACCTTCGCCGGCGCCCGCGCCTCCTATCTGCTCGACTTCCGCCAGGAGTTCAAGCGCGCCCGCACCATCCGCCTCGAGCGCAACTACCGCTCCACCCCCCAGATCGTGCGGATGGCCAACACCGTCCTGGACGGCGCCCGCGGCCGCACGAAGGCCAGCCGCCTCACCCTGGTCTCCCAGCGCGAGGACGGGCCCCCGCCGCTGGTGGAGTCCTTCCCCGACGACCCCGCCGAGGCCGACGGCATCGCCGACCGCATCCAGCACCTGGTCGCCGAGGGACGCCCGGCCGCCGAGGTGGCGATCCTGTTCCGCACCAACAGCCAGTCCGAGGCCTTCGAGCAGGCGCTGACCGCCCGGGGGATCGGCTACCTGGTGCGCGGGGGCGACCGCTTCTTCGACCGCCAGGAGGTGCGCCGGGCGATGGTCTCGCTGCGGGCGGCGACCCGCGTCGAGCAGCTCGACCCGGCCCGGGCGGTCCGCGACATCCTCGCCCAGCAGGGCTGGTCCGAGAAGCCGCCGGAGACCACCGGGTCGATCCGGGACCGCTGGGACTCGCTGAACGCCCTGGTGGGACTGGCCGACACGGTCACCTCCCGGCCGGGGGCCACCATGGTCGACCTGGTGCGCGAGCTGGAGGAGCGGGCCGAGGCGCAGTCCGCCCCGGTGGTCGACGGCGTCACCCTCGCCTCCGTGCACGCCGCCAAGGGCCTCGAATGGCCGGTGGTGTTCGTGGCGGGGGCCAGCGACGGCCTGCTGCCGATCTCCATGGCCTCCACCGCCGCCGAGGTCGAGGAGGAGCGACGGCTGCTCTACGTCGCGCTCACCCGCGCCCGGGACCTGCTCACCGTGAGCTGGTCCGCCGCCCGCACCCCGGGCGCCCGGGGGAGCCGGAAGGCCTCCCGCTTCCTCGACGGCGTGCTCGAGCACCCCGACTCCCCGGCGTCCCGACCGGGTGCCGGGCCGCGGCGCACCGGCCGGCGCAGCGCCACCGTGTACGCCGAGTGCCGCCGGTGCGGCCAGGGCCTGGTCTCTCCGCGGGATCAGCGACGAGGGCGCCACGAGGGCTGCCCACCGCTGGCCGACGGGACGTTGATCGAGGCGCTGCGCTCCTGGCGTCGGGAGCGGTCCGCAGTCAACGGCGCCCCCGCCTACGCCGTGCTCACCGACGCCGCTCTCGAAGCGGTCGCTGAACGCGCCCCCCGCACCGAGCAGGAGCTGCTCGCGGTCCCGGGCATCGGCCCCGGCAAGGCTGAGCGGTTCGGCCCGGCCCTGCTCGCCCTCCTCGCCGAGCATCGCCTCGAGCAGCGGACCGAGCCGTGA
- the ettA gene encoding energy-dependent translational throttle protein EttA: MAEFIYTMYKARKAVGDKVILDDVTMSFYPGAKIGMVGPNGAGKSTILKIMAGLDQPSNGEARLSPGYSVGILLQEPPLDESKTVLENVQEGMGELFQKVQRFNAIGEEMAEPDADFDALMAEMGSLQTDIDAANGWDLDSQLEQAMDALRCPPGDEMVTHLSGGEKRRVALCKLLLEKPDLLLLDEPTNHLDAESVLWLEQHLQQYEGAVIAVTHDRYFLDHVAEWIAEVDRGHLIGYEGNYSTYLEKKEERLAVQGKKDVKLAKRLKEELEWVRSNAKGRQAKSKSRLNRYEEMAAEAERTRKLDFEEITIPPGPRLGNQVIEADDIRKGFGERILIDGLSFSLPPNGIVGVIGPNGVGKTTLFKTIVGLEPLDDGELKVGQSVKISYVDQNRENIDPDKNLWEVVSDGNDFIQVGKVEIPSRAYVSQFGFKGPDQQKKAGVLSGGERNRLNLALTLKQGGNLLLLDEPTNDLDVQTLGSLENALLEFPGCAVVVSHDRWFLDRVATHILAYEGTEEDPANWYWFEGNFEAYQENKVSRLGAEAARPHRVTYRRLTRD, from the coding sequence TTGGCAGAGTTCATTTACACGATGTACAAGGCCCGCAAGGCCGTGGGAGACAAGGTCATCCTCGATGACGTCACCATGAGCTTCTACCCGGGCGCGAAGATCGGCATGGTCGGCCCCAACGGCGCCGGCAAGTCGACGATCCTGAAGATCATGGCCGGGCTGGACCAGCCCAGCAACGGCGAGGCCCGCCTCAGCCCCGGCTACAGCGTCGGCATCCTGCTGCAGGAGCCGCCGCTGGATGAGTCCAAGACCGTCCTGGAGAACGTCCAGGAGGGTATGGGCGAGCTCTTCCAGAAGGTCCAGCGCTTCAACGCCATCGGCGAGGAGATGGCCGAACCCGATGCCGACTTCGACGCGCTGATGGCGGAGATGGGCTCGCTCCAGACCGATATCGACGCCGCGAACGGCTGGGATCTCGACTCCCAGCTCGAGCAGGCGATGGACGCCCTGCGCTGCCCGCCCGGGGACGAGATGGTCACCCACCTCTCCGGCGGTGAGAAGCGTCGCGTGGCGCTGTGCAAGCTGCTGCTGGAGAAGCCCGACCTGCTGCTGCTGGACGAGCCCACCAACCACCTCGACGCCGAGAGCGTGCTCTGGCTCGAGCAGCACCTCCAGCAGTACGAGGGCGCCGTCATCGCCGTCACCCACGACCGCTACTTCCTCGACCACGTCGCCGAGTGGATCGCCGAGGTCGACCGTGGTCATCTCATCGGCTACGAGGGCAACTACTCCACCTACCTGGAGAAGAAGGAGGAGCGCCTGGCCGTCCAGGGCAAGAAGGACGTTAAGCTCGCCAAGCGCCTCAAGGAGGAGCTGGAGTGGGTCCGCTCCAACGCCAAGGGCCGCCAGGCGAAGTCCAAGTCGCGCCTGAACCGCTACGAGGAGATGGCCGCCGAGGCCGAGCGCACCCGCAAGCTCGACTTCGAGGAGATCACCATCCCGCCGGGTCCGCGGCTGGGCAACCAGGTCATCGAGGCCGACGACATCCGCAAGGGCTTCGGCGAGCGGATCCTCATCGACGGGCTCTCCTTCTCCCTGCCCCCGAACGGCATCGTCGGCGTCATCGGTCCCAACGGCGTCGGCAAGACCACGCTGTTCAAGACCATCGTCGGCCTCGAGCCGCTCGACGACGGCGAGCTGAAGGTCGGCCAGAGCGTCAAGATCAGCTACGTGGACCAGAACCGCGAGAACATCGACCCGGACAAGAATCTCTGGGAGGTCGTCTCCGACGGCAACGACTTCATCCAGGTCGGCAAGGTCGAGATCCCCTCGCGCGCCTATGTCAGCCAGTTCGGGTTCAAGGGCCCGGACCAGCAGAAGAAGGCCGGGGTGCTCTCCGGTGGTGAGCGCAACCGGCTGAACCTGGCGCTCACCCTCAAGCAGGGCGGCAACCTGCTGCTGCTGGACGAGCCGACCAACGACCTGGACGTCCAGACCCTCGGCTCCCTGGAGAACGCTCTGCTGGAGTTCCCGGGCTGCGCCGTGGTCGTCTCCCACGACCGCTGGTTCCTCGACCGCGTGGCCACGCACATCCTGGCCTACGAGGGGACCGAGGAGGACCCGGCGAACTGGTACTGGTTCGAGGGCAACTTCGAGGCCTACCAGGAGAACAAGGTCTCGCGCCTGGGCGCCGAGGCCGCGCGCCCGCATCGGGTGACCTACCGTCGCCTCACCCGCGACTGA
- a CDS encoding WhiB family transcriptional regulator produces MTSLLTTFLSPAETAGHMLPCHDIGVADLFFSERPADLEQAKALCADCPLIQECRQGALDREEPWGVWGGAIFESGRIIAVKRGRGRPRKNRDLDAA; encoded by the coding sequence ATGACTTCTCTACTCACCACTTTCCTCAGCCCCGCCGAGACCGCGGGTCACATGCTCCCCTGCCACGACATCGGCGTGGCCGATCTGTTCTTCTCCGAGCGCCCCGCCGATCTGGAGCAGGCCAAGGCGCTGTGCGCCGACTGCCCCCTGATCCAGGAGTGCCGCCAGGGTGCCCTCGACCGCGAGGAGCCCTGGGGCGTCTGGGGCGGGGCGATCTTCGAGTCCGGCCGCATCATCGCCGTCAAGCGCGGTCGCGGCCGGCCCCGGAAGAACCGCGACCTGGACGCGGCATGA
- a CDS encoding HAD family hydrolase, protein MSKRRSRRTPPRPTVALDFGGVLSAGHDPVPDIRELLGGEPEVLAEALWAQRPAYDAGTVTAAEYWGAVAAAVGVDQLSETEVDELQEADNRYFLRLDPAARALIHDLARHRVRLVLLSNASVAFGEAVRRADWFEAFSFAVISGEEQILKPDAEIYEILLSALAHETGGVSIPSAVLFFDDREDNVAAARALGIDAHLWPRNGEPSEGAEHGADIARRVLAERGVDLV, encoded by the coding sequence ATGAGCAAGCGCCGTTCCCGCCGTACCCCGCCGCGGCCCACCGTGGCCCTCGACTTCGGCGGAGTGCTCAGCGCCGGGCACGATCCGGTCCCGGACATCCGCGAGCTGCTCGGCGGCGAACCCGAGGTCCTCGCCGAGGCCCTGTGGGCGCAGCGGCCCGCCTACGACGCGGGCACGGTCACCGCGGCGGAGTACTGGGGCGCCGTCGCCGCCGCCGTCGGCGTCGACCAGCTCAGCGAGACCGAGGTCGATGAGCTCCAGGAGGCCGACAATCGCTACTTCCTGCGCCTGGATCCCGCCGCCCGCGCCCTGATCCACGACCTCGCCCGCCACCGCGTGCGCCTGGTGCTGCTGTCCAACGCCTCGGTCGCCTTCGGCGAGGCTGTGCGCCGGGCCGACTGGTTCGAGGCCTTCTCCTTCGCCGTGATCTCCGGGGAGGAGCAGATCCTCAAACCCGATGCGGAGATCTACGAGATCCTGCTGAGCGCCCTGGCCCATGAGACCGGGGGAGTGTCGATCCCCTCGGCCGTGCTCTTCTTCGACGACCGCGAGGACAACGTCGCGGCGGCGCGGGCGCTGGGCATCGACGCGCACCTCTGGCCGCGCAACGGCGAGCCGTCCGAGGGCGCGGAGCACGGTGCTGACATCGCCCGCCGGGTGCTCGCCGAGCGGGGCGTCGACCTGGTCTGA
- a CDS encoding zinc-dependent metalloprotease translates to MTQDPIPGGPGDMDEEALKRFLQETFGDALPEGALDGLDLSALAEQANLPQDPAQLRAAAAQMQNMFAAQGDNPVNWDMAEDIARRTAAGAAIPGAPEPSGSPGDPGPTNAQVEELRQAAQVARLWLDPVIAIDVPSAELGVFGRGTWLHRTLPHWKTIVEPVAKYMSGAIGEAITSQMGELSGMDQDAMGMAGDPAAMMERIGGTMFGVQFGHAIGSLAREASGTTDLSLPLGRDGEPALVAANVEDLIADHSLDPGAARIFLSARELAHTALFSAAPWLGKALFSAIEDYARGITLDLDALDEMVRGLDLSDPEALQARRPEEMFVFTRRAAQERALEELATTLALIESWVDHVTTQALQGKLPELEAMREVLRRRRASGGPAEQMLARTVGIELRPRRVREALAWWDSVLATEGEQGREAKWEHPDLLPTTEVLSGRPQAPQSAAEDSSDALADVEIPTDFDAELERLLSGAGTEDRTGHGTGDGTGDGSGSEDEAAEEGGTGDADSGTDDDRKDGPDDGGTGAR, encoded by the coding sequence ATGACCCAAGATCCGATCCCGGGCGGACCCGGTGACATGGATGAAGAGGCGCTCAAGCGCTTCCTGCAGGAGACCTTCGGGGACGCGCTCCCCGAAGGCGCGCTGGACGGGCTGGACCTGTCCGCGCTCGCCGAGCAGGCGAACCTGCCGCAGGACCCGGCGCAGCTGCGCGCTGCGGCCGCGCAGATGCAGAACATGTTCGCCGCCCAGGGCGACAACCCCGTGAACTGGGACATGGCGGAGGACATCGCCCGCCGCACGGCCGCCGGCGCGGCCATCCCCGGCGCCCCGGAGCCGAGCGGCAGCCCCGGGGACCCGGGCCCGACGAACGCCCAGGTGGAGGAGCTGCGCCAGGCCGCCCAGGTGGCGCGTCTGTGGCTCGACCCGGTGATCGCGATCGACGTGCCGAGCGCGGAGCTGGGCGTGTTCGGCCGCGGCACCTGGCTGCACCGCACGTTGCCGCACTGGAAGACGATCGTCGAGCCGGTCGCGAAGTACATGTCCGGCGCCATCGGCGAGGCGATCACTTCGCAGATGGGTGAGCTCAGCGGGATGGACCAGGACGCGATGGGCATGGCGGGCGATCCGGCCGCGATGATGGAGCGGATCGGCGGGACCATGTTCGGCGTGCAGTTCGGGCATGCGATCGGTTCGCTGGCGCGCGAGGCCTCCGGCACCACGGATCTGTCGCTGCCGCTGGGCCGCGACGGGGAACCCGCCCTGGTCGCCGCCAACGTCGAGGATCTGATCGCCGACCATTCGCTGGATCCCGGTGCCGCCCGCATCTTCCTGTCGGCCCGCGAGCTCGCGCACACCGCCCTGTTCAGCGCCGCCCCGTGGCTGGGCAAGGCCCTGTTCTCCGCCATCGAGGACTATGCCCGCGGCATCACCTTGGATCTCGATGCGCTCGACGAGATGGTGCGCGGCCTGGACCTCTCGGATCCGGAGGCGCTGCAGGCGCGTCGGCCGGAGGAGATGTTCGTGTTCACCCGGCGGGCCGCGCAGGAGCGCGCCCTCGAGGAGCTGGCCACGACCCTGGCGCTGATCGAGTCGTGGGTCGATCACGTCACCACGCAGGCGCTGCAGGGCAAGCTCCCCGAGCTCGAGGCGATGCGCGAGGTGCTGCGACGTCGCCGCGCCTCCGGCGGGCCGGCCGAGCAGATGCTCGCCCGCACCGTCGGCATCGAGCTGCGTCCGCGCCGGGTGCGCGAAGCCCTCGCCTGGTGGGACAGCGTGCTGGCCACCGAGGGGGAGCAGGGCCGCGAGGCGAAGTGGGAGCACCCGGACCTGCTGCCGACGACGGAGGTCCTCTCCGGTCGTCCGCAGGCTCCGCAGAGCGCCGCGGAGGATTCCTCCGATGCCCTGGCCGACGTCGAGATCCCCACGGACTTCGATGCCGAGCTGGAGCGGCTGCTCAGCGGTGCCGGCACCGAGGATCGGACCGGCCACGGCACGGGCGACGGCACGGGCGACGGCAGCGGCAGCGAGGACGAGGCCGCTGAGGAAGGCGGCACGGGCGACGCCGACAGCGGCACCGACGATGACCGGAAGGACGGCCCGGACGATGGCGGGACCGGTGCTCGCTGA
- a CDS encoding M48 family metallopeptidase, which produces MTDLVLHENVSGPRGERVLVRRSARRRRTVSITRREGDLVIAIPATFSGRQERDWVGRMVDQLVAKEAKNSPRRRSDGALEEMAREVSRKHLDGRARPASVTWSTRQNQRWGSCTPADGTIRLSHQLQDMPDYVVRAVMMHELAHLLVPGHGPEFQALMARYPHAEQAQGFLDGVSFAKNLPSGGIDEDPAEQDDLKDPPDPPDPADQADRAGQTGRAGRADQPGQAP; this is translated from the coding sequence ATGACAGATCTGGTCCTCCACGAGAACGTCTCCGGACCCCGGGGCGAGCGGGTGCTGGTGCGGCGGTCCGCCCGTCGGCGTCGCACGGTGTCGATCACCCGGCGCGAGGGAGACCTGGTGATCGCGATCCCCGCCACGTTCAGCGGCCGCCAGGAGCGTGACTGGGTGGGCAGGATGGTCGACCAACTGGTCGCCAAGGAGGCGAAGAACTCACCGCGGCGCCGCAGCGACGGGGCGCTGGAGGAGATGGCGCGCGAGGTCAGCCGGAAGCATCTGGACGGCCGTGCTCGCCCTGCCTCCGTGACCTGGTCCACGCGGCAGAACCAGCGCTGGGGGTCCTGCACACCGGCCGACGGCACGATCCGCCTCTCGCACCAGCTGCAGGACATGCCCGACTACGTGGTGCGTGCGGTGATGATGCACGAGCTGGCCCATCTGCTGGTGCCCGGTCACGGGCCGGAGTTCCAGGCGCTGATGGCCCGCTATCCGCACGCGGAGCAGGCGCAGGGCTTCCTCGACGGCGTCTCCTTCGCGAAGAACCTGCCCAGCGGTGGGATCGACGAGGACCCGGCGGAGCAGGACGACCTGAAGGATCCGCCGGACCCCCCGGATCCGGCGGATCAGGCCGATCGAGCGGGTCAGACGGGTCGAGCGGGGCGGGCGGATCAGCCGGGTCAGGCGCCGTAG
- a CDS encoding YlbL family protein translates to MATSSGPWVFQRTERGWMEGGPGHLGHNVGVIDEQSHPTRARRARTAIRRTVDDAQLARPGLALGSMVLLCLMILGGSLMPVPYVIERPGPAIDVLGEYEDEKILVIDGAETHPTDGELMMTTVSVDGGPGYRVTPVEVVASWFDRGQAVLPREAVFPAGQTREETVLTNSVAMSTSQQGAVAVALDELGIEYEPVVMVGGVEQGAPADGVLEGGDVILSVNGSGAETVDGVRELVRTTAEGEDVQMQVRRGEEVLDLEVPTEQVDGAPRMGIVPTAGYDFPMDVQISVGEIGGPSAGMMFSLSVYDELTPGALTGGHQIAGTGTMSADGDVGPIGGIRQKMVGAHESDAEFFLAPSENCDEVVDYEPEGLDVVAVSDFEDAVAASETIADSGDTEGLPTCEDIMSQNGEETR, encoded by the coding sequence ATGGCCACCTCCAGCGGTCCGTGGGTGTTCCAGCGTACCGAGCGCGGCTGGATGGAGGGAGGGCCGGGGCATCTGGGGCACAATGTCGGGGTGATAGACGAGCAGTCCCACCCCACCCGTGCGCGGCGAGCCCGCACGGCGATCCGGCGGACGGTGGACGACGCGCAGCTCGCCCGACCCGGACTCGCGCTGGGCTCCATGGTGCTGCTGTGCCTGATGATCCTGGGCGGCTCGCTGATGCCGGTGCCGTACGTCATCGAACGGCCCGGGCCCGCGATCGACGTGCTCGGTGAGTACGAGGACGAGAAGATCCTGGTGATCGACGGCGCCGAGACCCACCCCACCGACGGCGAGCTCATGATGACCACGGTCTCGGTCGACGGCGGGCCCGGCTACCGGGTCACCCCGGTCGAGGTGGTCGCCTCCTGGTTCGACCGCGGCCAGGCCGTCCTGCCCCGGGAGGCCGTCTTCCCCGCCGGGCAGACCCGCGAGGAGACCGTGCTGACCAACTCCGTGGCGATGAGCACCTCCCAGCAGGGAGCGGTGGCGGTGGCCCTGGATGAGCTCGGCATCGAGTACGAGCCCGTGGTGATGGTCGGCGGCGTCGAGCAGGGCGCTCCGGCCGATGGCGTCCTCGAGGGCGGCGACGTGATCCTGTCCGTGAACGGGTCCGGCGCCGAGACTGTCGACGGCGTCCGGGAGCTGGTGCGCACCACCGCGGAGGGCGAGGACGTGCAGATGCAGGTGCGGCGCGGCGAGGAGGTGCTCGACCTCGAGGTGCCCACCGAACAGGTCGACGGTGCTCCCCGGATGGGGATCGTGCCGACGGCCGGATACGACTTCCCGATGGACGTGCAGATCTCCGTCGGCGAGATCGGCGGCCCCAGCGCCGGCATGATGTTCTCGCTGTCCGTGTACGACGAGCTGACCCCCGGGGCGCTGACCGGCGGCCACCAGATCGCCGGCACCGGGACCATGTCCGCCGACGGCGACGTCGGCCCCATCGGCGGGATCCGCCAGAAGATGGTCGGGGCGCACGAATCCGACGCGGAGTTCTTCCTCGCCCCGAGCGAGAACTGCGACGAGGTCGTCGACTACGAGCCCGAGGGCCTGGACGTGGTCGCCGTATCGGACTTCGAGGACGCCGTCGCGGCGAGCGAGACCATCGCCGACAGCGGCGACACCGAGGGCCTGCCCACCTGCGAAGACATCATGTCCCAGAACGGGGAGGAGACCCGATGA
- a CDS encoding NUDIX hydrolase: protein MAGPVLAEGPDPALRELEAASDAASGPEAAADYRGLLLRSPGVLYRDGGPRHLTASAVVIDDPAEHIALLWHRKGRFWVQPGGHLEQGETSFERAARREVAEEIGLTSLERVGPGPAVLHRHQLDAAFGACSEHWDVQYLLRAGGPASTLPLRASEESPEVRWVPWPRRGASVQRSTDALPEGTVADMPGKLDALAPYLARYGA, encoded by the coding sequence ATGGCGGGACCGGTGCTCGCTGAGGGACCGGACCCGGCGCTGAGGGAGCTGGAGGCGGCGTCCGACGCCGCGTCCGGGCCGGAGGCCGCCGCGGACTACCGCGGCCTGCTGCTGCGCTCCCCCGGCGTCCTGTACCGCGACGGCGGGCCGCGGCATCTCACCGCCAGCGCCGTGGTGATCGATGACCCGGCGGAGCACATCGCCCTGCTCTGGCATCGCAAGGGCCGCTTCTGGGTGCAGCCGGGCGGGCATCTCGAGCAGGGCGAGACCAGCTTCGAACGCGCCGCCCGCCGGGAGGTGGCCGAGGAGATCGGCCTGACCTCTCTGGAGCGCGTCGGACCAGGCCCCGCCGTTCTGCACCGCCATCAGCTGGATGCCGCCTTCGGGGCGTGCTCCGAGCACTGGGACGTGCAGTACCTGCTGCGTGCGGGCGGCCCGGCCTCCACCCTGCCGCTGCGCGCCAGCGAGGAGTCGCCCGAGGTGCGGTGGGTGCCGTGGCCTCGCCGCGGGGCGAGCGTGCAGCGCTCGACCGATGCCCTCCCGGAGGGCACCGTGGCCGACATGCCGGGAAAGCTCGACGCCCTGGCCCCGTACCTCGCGCGCTACGGCGCCTGA
- a CDS encoding DUF5679 domain-containing protein has protein sequence MADETYAGEFYCVKCREKREAEGNVVVSNGRRMAKAVCPECGTKLNRILGKA, from the coding sequence ATGGCCGACGAGACCTATGCCGGAGAGTTCTACTGCGTCAAGTGCCGCGAGAAGCGGGAGGCCGAGGGCAACGTCGTCGTCTCCAACGGTCGCCGCATGGCGAAGGCCGTGTGCCCGGAGTGCGGCACCAAGCTGAACCGGATCCTCGGGAAGGCCTGA